A region of Prosthecodimorpha staleyi DNA encodes the following proteins:
- a CDS encoding Crp/Fnr family transcriptional regulator codes for MAYSDRGLAAGGSARLGGNTHGDEAWAEFARSPRVKTNRYEAHDVVFFEGDPAERIYELIEGAVMLYKLLPDGRRQVVEILGPNDMFGLLSSRQYDCNAETLTPAVIRVVDRRDAEQTLAAQSHITRCLLAQMEALHEHAVLLGRKSAYERVSSFLMRFVAGRGTADCPGPTAAGRDEHVIALNMTRQEIADYLGLTIETVSRVISDLKRRGLIAIEKQDRIRITNVCTMCHQTGTQ; via the coding sequence ATGGCTTATTCGGATCGCGGTCTTGCGGCCGGCGGCAGCGCACGGCTCGGCGGCAACACTCATGGCGATGAGGCCTGGGCGGAATTTGCCCGCTCGCCCCGCGTCAAGACGAACCGCTATGAAGCGCACGATGTCGTCTTCTTCGAAGGCGACCCGGCCGAGCGGATCTACGAGCTGATCGAAGGTGCGGTCATGCTCTACAAGCTGCTGCCGGACGGTCGCCGCCAGGTTGTCGAGATCCTGGGTCCGAACGACATGTTCGGTCTGCTTTCCAGCCGCCAGTACGACTGCAATGCCGAGACGCTGACCCCGGCGGTCATCCGGGTCGTCGATCGTCGCGATGCTGAGCAGACGCTGGCCGCGCAGAGCCACATCACCCGCTGCCTGCTCGCCCAGATGGAGGCGCTGCACGAGCACGCTGTGCTGCTCGGCCGCAAGTCGGCCTATGAGCGCGTGTCCTCCTTCCTGATGCGCTTCGTCGCCGGGCGCGGTACCGCGGATTGCCCCGGTCCGACGGCGGCCGGTCGCGACGAGCATGTCATCGCGCTCAACATGACCCGGCAGGAAATCGCCGATTATCTCGGCCTGACCATCGAGACGGTCAGCCGCGTGATATCCGACCTGAAGCGGCGCGGCCTGATCGCGATCGAGAAGCAGGACCGGATTCGGATCACCAATGTCTGCACCATGTGTCACCAGACTGGGACACAATGA
- a CDS encoding response regulator, which translates to MVIYIIEDDPGVSDSLRFLLQAMGHAVSAYDDAETFLVEAEPQPQDVLIIDLGLPGMSGAEAIREVTGRGWSPRIICITGQAQKTIDESLRDMPSTQVLRKPLSGETIVALL; encoded by the coding sequence ATGGTCATCTACATCATCGAAGACGATCCCGGCGTATCCGACTCCCTGCGCTTCCTGCTGCAGGCGATGGGGCATGCCGTCTCGGCCTATGACGATGCGGAGACCTTTCTGGTCGAAGCCGAGCCGCAACCGCAGGACGTGCTGATCATCGATCTCGGTCTGCCGGGCATGAGCGGCGCCGAGGCGATTCGCGAAGTGACCGGACGCGGCTGGTCGCCGCGCATCATCTGCATCACCGGGCAGGCCCAGAAGACGATCGACGAGAGCCTGCGCGACATGCCCAGCACCCAGGTGCTGCGCAAGCCGCTGTCCGGGGAAACCATCGTGGCGCTGTTGTAG
- a CDS encoding response regulator transcription factor, which yields MAKGENTIYIVDDDPAVRDALAVVFELEGFAVEAYESGDAFLEAALARQPACVILDVHMPGRSGLDVLKALNAEHYPAPIFIISGQGDIPMAVSAVKQGAFDFIEKPFDADTVVERVREALEAVARRNSDNGRSHADPAFVGRELLTPRELEVLGQITAGASNKEAGRQLGISPRTIEVHRARIMEKLGARNAADLVRIVLTGNDHAG from the coding sequence ATGGCAAAAGGCGAAAACACGATCTATATCGTCGACGACGATCCTGCGGTCCGCGACGCGCTGGCGGTTGTGTTCGAGCTGGAGGGCTTCGCGGTCGAGGCCTACGAATCCGGCGACGCATTCCTGGAAGCGGCCCTGGCGCGGCAGCCGGCCTGCGTGATCCTGGACGTTCACATGCCCGGCCGGTCCGGCCTCGATGTGCTGAAGGCCCTCAACGCCGAGCACTATCCGGCGCCGATCTTCATCATCTCGGGCCAGGGCGACATCCCGATGGCCGTCTCGGCCGTGAAGCAGGGCGCGTTCGATTTCATCGAGAAACCGTTCGATGCCGACACGGTCGTGGAGCGCGTGCGCGAGGCCCTCGAAGCCGTCGCCCGCCGCAACAGCGACAACGGTCGCAGCCATGCCGACCCGGCCTTCGTCGGCCGCGAACTGCTGACGCCGCGCGAACTGGAGGTTCTCGGCCAGATCACCGCCGGCGCGTCCAACAAGGAAGCCGGACGCCAACTCGGCATCAGCCCGCGGACGATCGAGGTTCATCGCGCCCGCATCATGGAAAAGCTCGGCGCCCGCAATGCCGCTGACCTGGTCCGGATCGTCCTTACCGGGAACGATCACGCCGGCTAA